The sequence ATGTGAAATATCAGAGAGCTTGGGCGATTCGTCCTCATTTGCTTCCAACCTATAGCATTTAGTCACCACTAGATgacaccatttctttttcttttctgtttttattttgctttgccttttttttttccatgaagaaaCAAAGTTCTCATAGGACTCTAGcaataaacatgatttttttgttCTCTGAGCTGCTTTAACAAACTTAACAGTCTTCATATTCTTTGATGAGGCACAGCATGATCAATCTGATTTTCAAATACTCGAAAGACTGCAAAATGTACAACAGCATATGCTACATGTCTACTGACCATGAGGAagtttgaagaattaatattctcTATACTGCTGAATTCACACATCATTCCATGGATCTTTTATTTCCCCATGATCTtcatctcccctcttcctctttgtACTGCATTGTAACTAGTGTTGGGGGATCCTCTGCACCCCATACAGCCAGCAAACTTGCTTTACAGTGGTTCTTGGCttcatctcttcctctccattcctATTGCTGGCACCTAATACAAAGCTAAAAATCTCATTCTGAATTTTTTCCAGTTAGAATTCTTTTCCTTCAATCTATTCTTCCCTTGGAGATGCAATTAATATTCCCAAAACACTACTTCATTATGAcgttgtattgttttttttaagtaaccccttacacccaacatgaggctcaaactcatgaccccaggatcaagagtcacgtgaTGTATGGACTTgagtcagccaggcgccccatgaCCTTGTACTATTAATGACATTCTCTTTACCTTCCAACATCATTTAAGTCTAAGCTCTTACCTTGACATTAAATTCTTTCAGTTGTCCTTTGCCTGACCAATATTATCTTCTTCCATTACCtaacataaaaattcctttttcaaTTAATGCACCTAATGCTTAGCAAAACAGGATTCTAACTATGAGGATAGGTTTTGATGTGTTTGTTTCCCTGGTTGCTTAGTTGGTTGGCTCATGGCCAGTATAGTACATTGATTAAGAGTGAGGATTTCTGGAACCAGGTTGCCAAGAGTTGATATTCTAGCTCTACCCTAtactaggtttttgtttttgtttttgtttggggggggggttgtaatttttttaagtgatctctactgccaacgtggggttcaaactcatggcCCTAAGATcaagtcgcatgctctaccaactgagccagccaggtgccactacaaactaatttttttttaagattttatttatttattcatgagagacagagagagagagagaggcagagacacaggcagaggagaacaggctcctcgcagagagtttgaggcaggacttgatccctggaccctgaggtAAAGGCAGGtattcaacccctgagccacccatgtgacCCACACACAGAAATTTTACAATTTAAGTTAAGTTAGTTCATGTATCAGTGCTTCAGTGCCCTCATTTATGAAGtggagattaaaaacaataactgctcttggggcacctgggtagctcagttagcaaagcatctgactcgattttggctcaagtcatgatatcagggttgtgagactaagACCCGtgtagggctccacactgggtgtggagcctgcttaagattctttctctccctagccctctgtccctctgcctctccatcccctcccacccacGCTCgtgtgtactctctctttctctctctctcaaaacaaaacaaaacaaatagtatttattttacagCATTACTATGAAGATTAAAGGGGTTAAAGATAGTGAAGCTCTTGAAACAGCACCTGACACCTTCCAAGTGCTCATTATGTCTCCTAtgtctcctgcttctctctcttcctatcatCTCACTCCACCACACAGACAATTTGGCAGCATGCAAGGCTCAAAAAACATGTGTGGAATGAATGAACCCCCTTCATTTGAATTGATTTTGCCACTCCTCTCTACTGAAAGCTGGGATTTCTTTAGCGCAAAGCTTAAGGTCCAAATGTACCCCCCACCaagccttcttttcttttcttttcttttcttttcttttcttttcttttcttttcttttcttttttctttcttttctttttttcctccttttctctctatgCTACTAGCACTGTACTATGTCTCATGCATacaagtttgtgttttttttaatgtatgctttctatcaacctttttttaaaaaaatgattttcatttattcataaaagacacacagagagaggcagagacacaagtagagagaagtaggctcctcgctgggaacccgatgtgggacttgatcccaggacccagggatcatacactgagccaagagcagatgctcaaccgctgagccacccagatgtccctcatcAACCTTTTAATTGTATCTTTCTGACTCTagattttaactttctgaggacaGAAATCATAGTGAATGCCATGGAGAGGACAAAAGAAGTAAGAGCATTTACCTGCAAGAATTTTACTCACtcagagaaaaataagacaaaagagatggtgcagttaatatttattaaccTGTTACCtgtgaaaaataaagatagaaagtagaaATCAGGTGCTAAGGAAATCCATGTAAGAATGAGAACCCTTATGTTAAGAGTAGTCAGAAAAGATGTGGAGGAGGAGGTGCAGCTCCAGTTGGGAGGTGAAGGATAAATAGAATCAGAATAGAAGGGTCTTGGTAAGGtgttacagaattatttttatacctGCTGCCCAATTCAAAGAGCAAGTTTTGTTTAGTATTGAATTTTGGGGCTGCTTTTACACATCGTGACAGCACATGCACAGCGGCTCTCCAGGAAAAGAACTGATAGCACAGGAGTTGGGCTTGGTTTCTTCAGACTTCACACCtcatatcttaaaataattagtgcAAAAGTGGCTTTCAGGACAATAAGAACAGTGCTTAACGAGTCATGAAAGAGTCTCCACAAAATAAATTTCCATGGAAAAAACAAAGTgtctatctgtatatatataagatatatacatatacatatatgtatatatatatatatatatatatatatatatatatatatcagttatctttttattttttttttccatagaccAGCATTGGTTTATTTGGGCCAAATGCATGCCTTGTTGCTTGTTTCTATTCTAGCAGCGGCACCGCTCAGCTGTCAACACCGCAAAGAAGGAGACTGCCCTCAAGCAATCTAGCAGATCACTAAGCCAGAGAACAAATGCCACGAGTCTCTTAAATATATAGTTTTGGATGTTGTGGAATGTAGAGGCAGGCCTTCACTGCGGCAAATGTGGTGGGACACAGGGGCTTGGAGCATGCTCAGAACCAGCTGTTCTGGAAGGACAGCCCTGGGCCCACCCTGACTTGACAAGGCAACCAAAATCTGCTTCGggcatttttcccatttttcttttttacgtTATGAAATCACACTGTCCAACCAGTCTGCAAGTGCCCATTTGTGTGACTTCATTGAGACTCATTACCTGAACGAGCAGGGGAAATCCATCAAAGAATTAGGCGACCATGTAACCAACCTGCGCAAGATGGGGGCTCCCGAATCTGGCATGGCAGAGTATCTTTGACAAGCACACCCAGGGAAACAGTGATAGTGAGAGCTAAGCCTTAGGCTGTCTTCCCATAGCCACAGGGTGACTTCCCTGGTCACCGAGGCAGTGCATGCATGTTGGGGTTACCTTTACCTTTTCTAGAAGTTGTACCAAAACATCTACTTCTttcatttgtatcttttcttcaaataaagtaatttggtacccccccaaataaataaataaatagatagatagatagatagataactgctatatatatatacatatatatacatatatatatatacacagacacactatatatttttttcacttaagagCTAactcacatttattaaaaattgaagatTACAGAAAAGAATAAGATTTGCTTTATTAAACAAGCTCAATTAACTTACCTTCCACTAATAAATGAAACTATTTAATATCACAAAAGGAATTTTGAAATAAGGTTGATTTCAACCTCTGAAATTAAAAGCAGCTAAGACATTTTCAGGAGAGCAACCACAGACCTCCCTCTAGTGGCAAGAGATAAAGTTGCTGCTGAAAGTTGAATTGCTTCTGAAACTACAGAAAACTGCTCACAGACATTTCTTTTCTAGAATTACAACCTAAAAAGACTCTAGATTAATATATAAGGAAAatagatctcattttttaaaacaaaagtcagaCCTAATTTTCACATACAATTAATGCTACTCTCTCTAGAAATCTGATCTCTCCAGAAAAATGATTTGCCAAGGACATTTGGGAAATTCTGGCTTTCACAAAACAAAAGTTTAtggttcatatatatatatatatgagagaggaagaaaaatagagaacagaatcaagagtccagaaatagacacacacaaataGTGAACTAATTTTCAATAAGGAAGCAAAGATAATCCAATAAAGGATAGTCTGTCCAACAAATGGTACTTGAATAATTGTATATCCATCTGTttaaaagaagcagaaggaggaggaggtggtggaagAAGAACCCAGACATAGGTTCTTTACAAAAAGTGACTCAAAATGAACCtttagacctaaatataaaatgcaaaactataaaacttctagaacagAAGATCTAtatgaccttgggtttggcaatgaGTTTTTGGATACGACACCAAAAGCATGGCccacaaaagaaaagatttaataaGCTGggctttattataattaaaatctgCTCTTCAGAagacaaaagacttgaacaaagaagatacacagatgtcaaataagtgcatgaaaagatgttcaacattgtATACCATTAAGGAActacaaatgaaaacaatgacATACTAccattagaatgactaaaatctcCCCAAAAGATGAAATACCAAATCAACACAAAGATGCAGAGTAACAGGAATGCTCATTCATTGctaatggaaatgcaaaatagtacagccacttcTGAAGGTTAGTTGGGAGTTTCCTCCAAAGATAGGCTTACCACATGATCCATCAAAAATGCTCCTTTATAGATTGAAAACTCATACTCACAcgaaaaatctgaaaaagctacataccatatgattccaattatatgacaattagaaataaaactaGAGATAGTAAGGAGCTTAGTGCTTGCCTGGGGGTGGGAAAGAGAGATGACAGGGAAGCGGAAGAGAAACTATTCTGTGTGATACTGTAATGAGGTTGACATGAGTTTGCCAAAGTCGACAGAATTGTACAACACGAAGAGTGAACCTTAGTGTAAATCATGAATTTCAGTTAATAATAACATCAATACTGGTACATTGATTGTAACAACTGAACCAtgctaatgcaagatgttaataacagGAGAAACGGAAGGCAGGGAGAGACAATATatggaattctctgtactatctgctCAATATTTCTGTATCTCTAAAATTGTCATAAACAAAAccaaggatatttttattttaagaaattaaaattatgtagAGAGAAAAAAGCATATGTGACTTTGGAAGCAGCTACTAACATGTTCACTTATTACAAAAATCATACATTCCTTTACTTATTACAAAGAATCATATTGCCTTTGAATAAATCATTATATTCTGCTAATATATGCCAAGGTGCTTATTTCAGCCCATTGCTATAACATGGCCCAGACTGTTAATGTCAACATGACTTAGCAGAGTCTGTCTGTACTCATAGACACACACCTTGGGTTTTGGAAACACACAGTggccaaaaaacaacaaaacaacaaaaacccaataCATTCTTAGAGAAATGAACAGAATTCATCCACGGTTATAGGTACTAGACAAACCACAAAATAACATATTCACTTTTCCTTACATTCTGACTTCCCCAAACCATCCAGAACACCCACTTGTTTTCTTAAACACAGTGTTGGACAGCTCCTCAACCTGAGAATGGAGCTGTGAGCCCGGGTTCTTGTGTGGCAGCGAAGACAAGAAACAATGGTGAGGCAGTATGGATGGCACCGCCAATTCTTTATCAATGCAAAGGTGGTCACAAGTAAGAATTAACTTCAAATTCCTACCCCAGAGATGGCAAGACCCTGGAGAGAACTAGGAATGAGACCAGAGATGGACAAGTGCTTTTCAGTCAAGGTGGATTtaacttcataaaaaataatgttttaaaaaaatatctgattaATCAAAGATTCCATAAACATAGACAAAAGATAGATTGAAGATTAGAGAATATATAgacccaaaatatataatgagtGTCTACAATCAGTGTGAAAATTACAAATGCCCAGCTTAAAACTggacaaaagatatgaaaaaagcTTTCACAGAGAAAACTATGTAAATAatcaacatatgaaaaaatatttaccctcactaaaaatcaggaaaaagccAATTTAAACAAAGATAGTATTTTCAACTTcaaactggagggaaaaaaactaaagagagagagaggtggggaaggaTTGATGAAACAGTCCTTTACATATAGTCTCGGTTGCAAATTCCAGGGAAATTTATGAAGAATAATATTTGAAAGTTGTATAgtttcagcaattctacttctataAATCTTTCCTAGAGAAATCTAAACCTGTCTGCAAaatgatatttacaaaaaaaaatcttttctactGCATTGTTGGTAATGCTAAAAAATTAGAGCCCAATTCAAGAATAGGTAAACACATGATAGTAGAGGTATACTCTAGAAAGCTGGGGTCCCATTAACGAGAATAAACTAGATCAACATGCAATGGTATTAAAAGTTTTTTAGATGCATTTTAACCTCTGTTGGAAATatcctttaaattttatattttgaaacatgCCCCGGACtcggggcacatgggtggctgagttggttaagcgtctgactcttgttttcaggtcaggccatgatctcagggttgtgagatcaagccccatgttgggctctgtgctgggcgtggagcctgctcaagattttctctctctcctgcccctcccaaacCTCTGCGGGAGTTCCcacactctctgcctctctctctaaacaaacaaacaaaaaagtgaaaacaaacaaaaaaacatgcgTACCTAGGACACAGAAATTCTGTCCTACAAAACACAAAAAGCTATAGACTTCTGACCAGTCATTCCCAAACTATtgtcaaatataataaatatgtccttaaaaaaaaaagaaatctgtgattccctcacccacctctgTTCTGCAGAGGGCAAACCTAACTTTGGCCACAAATGTTGTCTCTCAAGAAAGGGTCTGATgaggtcattttaaaaataacaggcaAAGGAAACTGAACTCTTAGGTGAAAGACCTCAGTAAATCGCTTCCACAAAAGAGACAGTAAATGAAGAATTGGGGATGAGTTACAGTGGAAGGATGTGAAATCTCATTCTCTGCATGTtcttaaaattataacatttcCACATATATCTGGAgtcatttaaatatttgccaTTTGTGCACTAAACattgaaagaaagacaaaaagagggAGGTTACTTCCAACTAGATAATGCTATAATTTCCCCCCAATGGaactattatttcctttctaaatAAATGAGCTCTTCTTGTTTGAGTCGGAAATTGGAAGCTCCATGGTTGCATTATTATATTTTGTCTTTAGTTAGGTTAGGTATAATCCAGCTACTCTGAGGTCTATGGCTTTTTTCACTAAAAATTGCTTCAATTGTATATTTATCACCTGGCTAGTGGATGTCAGGTGATTTCAGGCACACAAACCAAAGAGATTTTACTCTGAAGCTGGGtatagttggggcacctgggtggctcagtcagttaagtgtctaccttcagctcaggtcatgatcctggggtcctggggtcaagctccacattgggctccctaagcagagagtctgcttctccctctccgtctgccactctccctgcctgtgcttgcctgctctctccttctgtcaaataaataaaatcttaaaaaaaaaaagcgaagcTGGGTATAGTCATGTCGGATAGATACCAACAttactacttatttttttcatgaaatgaaaTACACCCCAGTTTTACTCCCAGAGTGGTATCCAAAAACTCACAAATGTACATACACAAAACCTGGCCCCAGCCTTCATGCACGTTCTCTTCCAATCTGTATGGTAAAGGCGTAAATTCAGTTACATCAATAGTAATGCTAAATTTCAAAAAATGAGAACACACTGTATTTTTTGCCAGTGCTGAATGTAGTGTTCCAGGTGCACAAAAGTATTTTAACAAGTTTCAGTAAATCTCACAAGTGtttgattctaaaataaataattgtcgAACAAGCTGTCTCCGGGTTAGAGTGTGCTAAACCAATGTTTGGTTTCCATTGCAGGTGAAGAAGTTTGTGGTGGCTCATGGAGCTTCCGTTCACCAGCCTGGAAATAGCATTCATTTTATTGGcttttgttatcttttctttatttactctGGCTTCCATCTACACTAACCCAGATGAGAGGAATGAAGGTAAGAAGAGAAAGCTCTTTGTGGCTAGTCtctgtttcctttgttttccaaTCAGCTTTCTGTATGATTTGATTGGTTTGGTTTCTGTTCTGTGTGTGAAGATAAATTTGTTTTGGggtgtggtgtgtgcatgtgagaaagagagagggcaagaCAGAGGGAGAGTTTCTTATTAAGTAGCATCAAAAACCTATCATGGCACTTTaccaccaatttttttaaagcttagacatggaaaaaaatcatcacatGACTTCTGATCCCAGAATTTGGCAGATTTTATGCCTTGAGactaatatacatataatgtagAATTAATGCATATACtataaaattagatatttatttatttatctaattttaactttcaccatccttccctccctgccccaaattagaaatttaaaatgtataaaaagctcaatatttttaaaaagtttttaaaggtaatttttttacAAGGCAAACATAAATGAGTTTATGAGACAAAAATTCCTGTGTAGCATGGAGTATGTATGTTTTCAACTATACATGGGAAGGAAAAggatttgagtttttttctaatgatttccTGTCAAAGACAACCTTTTgaaaaatagaagtatttttaaaacaacactgCATGTTTACCTATTGCCAATAATAATTGTTTGAGCAACagagaatataatttaaatggTTGTGCTCCCTAGTTCACTGTCATTCAAGGCCCAATACAAAAATGGTAACTGGCCATTTTTAAGAccaaaaattttacatatatatataatatgccaaGGAAATTATACACACTTGTAGAgaataagataaaaatcataaaaagaaaattgtgtttCCTGCAATTGTGATATGCTTCCAACAATTTTGGATTCTAAAAGAAGTTCTCTCTGTTTAACAAAACGTTATTCTCTGTTGACATACAACACCTGTAGAAGTAGGAAACGAAAGTCATAGTAAATAGTCCAATTCATGCAGACATGCAGATTAGGAAACAAAATTGGAGTCCATAGGTCTTTTCCTGCTCCACGTTATGCTAGTTTAAAATGAGTTTTGTTCAAAGAAAGAGTAAAACCAAAATAGCCGTCACTTTAACTTGATAATAATGTATTTCTCCTACATGGAAAGGAAGCTTTTCATCTCTGGTTAAAAGTACTGAATCTAACTATTCACATTTCAAATGGGATAACAGAGACTCAAAAGTGTTTAGAAAGTTTCTCAGGTGCTCAATTAGTAGAAGAGCCAAAACTAGAGCAGATGTCCCATAGTTCCAAGTTCACCCCATCTTCTAGGCCACCTTGCCTCCCTAATTATAATCCATGAGCATGAGGAGCCAAAGGATTAGAACAGTCATAGAAATTTACCTTTGCTTTACATTTCATGgtccatttttcttaattttttctccaACTCTGTTCTTCCTATATCCCATGTTTATTTTCCAAGCTAAAGCTATTCCTTCATTGGAATACTATCATACTAATAGAACCAGCTTTTCAAGGATTCCCATCAAAGAACACCTTTGGCCTAGCAGCACTCACTTTTCTTCATGACTATCAGATcaaacataaatacaaatttacAAGAGAAGCAAAAGATGTACCCTTTCCTAAATGTGATAAGACTTATGAGTAAACCCTACCTCCATTAAAATAGCAGgactattttaatttcctttctcagCATAGCAGAGAATTACAAGAGCcactaaaaataaacttaaacaaTGTGGATTTAGTTTCACACATgttaggagtgcctggctggctcagttgaagaGCATGCAGCtcctgatcttgaggtcatgagtttgaatcccatattgggtatagagattacctaaacaaataaataaataaatacttcaaaaaataatttcacacaTGTTTATTAAACATCTAATGACTTAagttggctcagttgattaagcatccaactcttgattttggctcaggtcaggatctcagggttgtgagatccagccttgtgttgggttccatgctgggcatggagcctgcttaaggttctctctccctcttcgtCCCCCACCTCCAAGCCTCCACTTGCaagtgcatgcactctctctctctctctctctctctcttaaaaaaaaaaaaaagttaacggGCTCAAACTATAAGTAATGGAGGATCCAAAGATGAATAGGAGGCAGTTTCTACCTCAGGAAGCTAATTAATAATCTAGTGGTGAATTCAGCTGTATAACCAgagaaaaattcaataaaatgtttttattaaagacaATGGAGTCAGAATGGAAAGAACTTACTCAAGGGGCATTGAGATAGGCTTCACAGAAGAAATGGCCATCTTGGTCCAATTGTGCATTGACGGAAGAGGGTGAAGTAGAGTACAttccaaataagaaaatagcCTAAGGAAAATTATCcaattgaaaacataaaaaatatatatataaatatatat comes from Canis lupus baileyi chromosome 13, mCanLup2.hap1, whole genome shotgun sequence and encodes:
- the SMIM31 gene encoding small integral membrane protein 31 — encoded protein: MELPFTSLEIAFILLAFVIFSLFTLASIYTNPDERNEDKNHKKKIRERQRHRQREKQAPCREPDVGLDPGTPGSCPGLKAVLNR